A genomic region of Pelodiscus sinensis isolate JC-2024 chromosome 1, ASM4963464v1, whole genome shotgun sequence contains the following coding sequences:
- the LOC102462509 gene encoding olfactory receptor 52K1-like — translation MTGGGQSPEGNLSYTDFILLGFPGLQQFHALLFIPFFCLYLVNVGANCTVIYTIWVERSLHSPMYLLISLLSAMGLCSTSAILPQMLLGFLAHSSRLSLPGCLAQMFFIYLLIIMDSSVLLLMALDRYVAICKPLRYVDIMSKRLLAGMVLAALIRGISVACLMVVLASRLPFCQSNVIQHFACEHMALVSLACSSTSHNSILSMVMGSVIIVFDTFCILASYTSIIHTALQIASGSLRRKAFHTCGTQLLVMFFMYSSFLSSSIVYRAGQAVSQDVHNLLSAIYLLLPSTLNPIIYGVRTKEIKQRVLRAFGRWQVPTAEPDAALPEQGDKSPPCAAKETAAAVEDIGG, via the coding sequence ATGACAGGAGGGGGACAAAGCCCAGAAGGGAATCTTTCCTACACAGATTTCATCCTCCTCGGTTTCCCTGGACTGCAGCAGTTTCATGCTCTCCTCTTCATTCCCTTCTTCTGCCTTTACCTGGTGAATGTGGGGGCAAACTGCACAGTTATCTACACCATCTGGGTGGAGAGGAGCCTGCACTCCCCCATGTACCTGCTGATCTCGCTTCTCTCCGCCATGGGGCTCTGCAGCACCAGCGCCATCCTGCCGCAGATGCTGTTGGGTTTCTTGGCCCACTCGAGCCGCCtctccctgcctggctgcctggccCAGATGTTTTTCATCTACCTGTTGATCATCATGGACTCCTCTGTTCTCCTGCTGATGGCGCTGGACAGGTACGTCGCCATCTGCAAGCCGCTGCGCTATGTGGACATCATGTCCAAGCGCCTCCTGGCGGGGATGGTCCTGGCTGCCCTGATCCGCGGCATCTCCGTGGCCTGCCTCATGGTCGTGCTAGCCTCCAGGCTGCCTTTCTGCCAGTCCAATGTCATCCAGCATTTCGCATGTGAGCAcatggccctggtgagcctggcctgCAGCAGCACATCCCACAACAGCATCTTGAGCATGGTGATGGGATCCGTCATTATCGTTTTCGATACCTTCTGTATCCTGGCCTCCTATACCTCCATCATCCACACGGCCCTGCAAATTGCCTCGGGCAGCCTGCGGCGCAAAGCCTTCCACACCTGCGGCACCCAGCTGCTGGTGATGTTCTTCATGTactcttccttcctctcctcctccatcgTGTACCGGGCGGGCCAGGCCGTCTCGCAGGACGTGCATAACCTGCTAAGCGCCATCTAcctgctgctcccctccaccctcaaccccatcatctacggcgTGCGGACGAAAGAGATCAAGCAGCGCGTCCTGAGGGCCTTCGGGAGATGGCAAGTCCCCACTGCTGAGCCAGATGCGGCATTGCCTGAGCAGGGTGACAAGTCTCCGCCCTGCGCTGCCAAAGAGACTGCGGCTGCTGTAGAGGACATTGGAGGATAG